CTTCGATGCTATAACTAGTGCTTCCGTCGCAAGTCCACTTAACAGCTTCCGCACCTTCTTGATAAGACTTCGTTATGATTTCCACCTCTTTGGCTACCATAAACGCTGAATAGAAACCAAGACCGAACATACCAATCATCTGCTTAGTATCTCCTTTGTCTTTGTATTTCTCAACGAATTCAGTAGCTCCCGAAAAGGCAATTTGGTTGATATACTTTTTCACTTCATCGCCAGTCATTCCCAATCCTTGGTCGCTGATCGTTATCGTCTTTGCTTCTTTGTCTACTTTAACCTCAACTCTTGCGCCTGAAACATCGCCTTGATACGAGCCCATGCTCGCCAGCTGAGCTAATTTTTGAGTTGCGTCCACTGCGTTTGAAACCAACTCTCTCAAGAAAATCTCATGATCCGAGTATAAAAACTTCTTGATGATTGGAAAAATATTTTCCGTATGTATTGAAATCGATCCTTGCTCTTGCATGACTATATATTTTATATTTTGAATCAAAATTGAACATGAGTTGGCTTTTCAAAATCTATTCCAAGGCTAAAATGACTGCTAATTTGTCAGTTTAAAGACATTTTGGCATAAATTAAGCTCAGAAAATACTAATTCAAGACAAACAAGTTGAAAAACACCGAAAAACTTACATGCTTTTCGAATATGCAATCTGTTATATTTTTTCACAAAACTTTATTATTAATTAAATTTTATTTATCTTATTATACAATTCCATTTCAGACTCAAAAATTACAGCTTACTACATGACAAAACTAAAGAATATCATTAAGCAACTTGCAAAAAACGACTTTGATTCCATCTGCAAATCGCTCATTGAAAGCGGAGCGGACAAATCGGCTTATCTGCTTGTTTCCATGCGCGATAAGTCCCTTCCAGACTCGAAAATCATGCAAGAACTTGGTGTCAATAGTAACGCTTATTACACGCTGAGATCGCGACTTAAACAAAAGATCGAGGAGTATCTTCTTCAACAAATGGAGAACCCTCGTACCGACATCCTTAAGAAAGTCGCCAATATCATCGAAATTATATTCACGAAGAAAAAAGGGATCGCTGTAGCCACATTGAAGAAATTGGAAAAGGAATTAATCGATTATGACCTTTCCAACGAGCTCACAATTGTATATAAATCACTCAAAAAATTACATGTGAACTCTCCCGATTACTTCCACTATTCACAGCTGTACAACAAGCATATAGCTTATATGCTGGCTGTTGACAAAGCCGAGGATATGCTGGCGGAGTATTTCAAAAAGTACGGATACTACTGCATGAATGGAACGGAGATAGAAAAGCTGGAACTAGAGCTCCTTGTAAAGGAAATGAAAAATTTAAGCGCACTTTATGATTCCCATAGATTGTTCGTGTACTTAAGCTGCATTACCATATTCCATCGCTTGTTTGTCACTAATGAGGAAGACGATGACATGGAGCCTATTGAGGATTTGCAAGAAAAAATCGACACTACAATAAACGAATACAAACTGGATTCTATTTACTTTCATATCCAAATTGTAAATGAATTTCTAAAACATGAATACTACAGTCACTACAAGGTGTTCAGAAAAGCGGAATCCTTTTATGACGAAATCAATGAATCAAGCTCTAAGCTATTATCAAATTACAGCTTATTCACTTATCCAGCTCAATTCTTGAACTCAAAACTTGAAAGAGCCATAAGACAAAAAACTGTATCGGAGCTTTATGAGGAAAATATAAATCTGTATCAAATGTATGAGCCGGACAAGGAAGACATACCAAAATATGTCACATACATGAATTACAGATCGATTTGTTGCTATTACGCTGAAGAATACGATGAAGCAGCCAGATGGATCAACAGCATGCTCAATGACATAAGCCTTAAGAAATTTCCAAATGCGCTTTTAGAAGCCAAAGGCATACTTGCACTTCAATATTGCATGAAAGGAGAACATGATCTTTTCCACCAATTAGTCAATAGCATTCAAAGGCAAATCAGGCTAATAGGAAAGGAAAAATGCATGCAAGCTAGCGCGTTCACTAAAATTCTGAAAATTGCCATCAGCGACAACAGAAGAGACAAGGAAGTCAAGATAAGAAAGGCATTGGAAAAATATCCTGAAAACGGAGCTTCACCATACAACCCCATCAAGTACATTGTTTTTGATGAGGAGTTCTTCGATAGGATCATGAAAGTAGAAGCCGCAATTTCCTGATCTATGCAATCCTTTAAAATGATATAAACACTAAAGGCTCCAATATGGAGCCTTTCTTTTTATTTTATTTCGATAGTAGTTATATCTTCAAATTTTCAAGATTTTGGTGAGACAAAGGCTTATTAATATAATCCTTGACAGAACTGTAGTCTTTCGATTTATTAACATCCTGAGGATTAATCGAAGAAGTCAACATGACTATTTTGCAACGTTCTTTGGTCTTAGCGGTGAGTTTTTCAAACTCTTCCAAAAATTGAAACCCATCCATCAAAGGCATATCAATATCCAAAAAAATGACTTCAGGCAAAATCTGGCTCGCAAATTCCTCTACTTTTTCTATATTTTTTAAAAATTCAACAGCGCTTTTTGCCCCTGTATGGGTGTATATATGCTCTGTTATATTAGATGATTCAATCATCTTTTGGTTAATCAAATTGTCGATTTCGTTATCATCGACTAACATGACTGAATGAAATTTAGGAGAGTTACTGCTCATATGTAATTGTTCTCTGCAATGTATATTAATCCACAGCTTAATTTAGCATAAAAATATATTTATTTGAACAATTTTCAAAACAATATTAATTTTTATTAGCTTTCAAATAAACATAAGATTCAAAAAAATCAAAAAATAAGAATAAAGTTTACAATAAATTAAAATCCGGAACGATGAATCACTCAAATTCACCTATTCCGGACTACTCATATGTCTTAAAAATCAAATTTGATGCCTTGTGCTAGCGGCAATGTTTTCCCAAAATTGATTGTGTTAGTTTGCCTTCTCATATAAATTTTCCATGCGTCAGAACCAGACTCTCTCCCTCCGCCTGTTTCTTTCTCGCCTCCGAAAGCTCCTCCGATTTCGGCTCCTGAAGTTCCAATATTAACATTGGCAATACCGCAATCCGAACCAGCATGGGACAAAAACAACTCAGACTCCATCAAATTGTTGGTCACGATCGTCGAGCTCAACCCTTGCGGCACATCATTTTGCATATCAACAGCTTCTTCAATATCACTATAGGTCATCACATACAATATCGGCGCGAACGTTTCAGACTGAACAATCTCATAAGAATTCTTCACTTCATATACCGCTGGCTTAACATAACAACCTGACTCAAAGCCTTCTCCTTCCAACACGCCCCCTTCAACAATAACTTTTGCTCCTTCTTGCTTAGCTTGCTCTATTGCCTTATTATACGCATCAACTGCCTGCAAATCAATTAATGGACCTACATGATTATCTGCATCCAAAGGAGTTCCTATTTTCAATTGCGCATAAGCCTGCGAAATTTTTTCTTTTACAGTTTCAGCTATGCTTTCGTGCACGATCAACCTTCTTGTCGATGTGCATCTTTGTCCAGCAGTGCCTACAGCTCCAAACACAGCACTTAATAGCGCTATATCCAAATTAGCATCTTGACTAACAATCATTGCATTATTTCCACCCAGCTCCAACAAGCTCTTTCCTAGCCTTGCTCCAACAGCCGCTCCTACTTTCTTCCCCATCCTAGTGGATCCTGTAGCCGACACCAATGGAATTCTCTTATCATTGGAAATCAATTCTCCAATTTTATAATCCCCCTGAATCAAACAGCTTAGACCTTCAGGCAGATTATTTTCGGCAAACACCTCTTGGACTAGTTTTTGGCAAGCCACTGCGGAAAGCGGAGTTTTCTCTGATGGCTTCCATACACATACATCTCCGCATACCCAGGCTAAGAAAGAATTCCACGACCAAACAGCTACAGGGAAATTAAACGCTGAAATAATTCCAACTATTCCTAATGGATGATATTGCTCATACATTCTATGGCTTTCTCTTTCCGAATGCATTGTCAATCCGTACAATTGCCTAGACAAACCAACTGCGAAATCAGCGATATCTATCATCTCTTGAACTTCTCCAAGACCTTCTTGTAAAGATTTTCCCATTTCATAGGAAACTAACTTTCCTAGCGCGTCTTTGTGCTCTCTTAACTTCAAGCCTATTTGCCTGATGATTTCTCCTCTTTTTGGAGCCGGAACCAATCTCCATTTTTTGAATGC
The Aureibacter tunicatorum DNA segment above includes these coding regions:
- a CDS encoding aldehyde dehydrogenase family protein — encoded protein: MQDFDVKAILKSLSIEGEFLPASTGKKWFGEKKDKIVSYSPVDGMEIGHVFQASEEDYEAVIAEAESAFKKWRLVPAPKRGEIIRQIGLKLREHKDALGKLVSYEMGKSLQEGLGEVQEMIDIADFAVGLSRQLYGLTMHSERESHRMYEQYHPLGIVGIISAFNFPVAVWSWNSFLAWVCGDVCVWKPSEKTPLSAVACQKLVQEVFAENNLPEGLSCLIQGDYKIGELISNDKRIPLVSATGSTRMGKKVGAAVGARLGKSLLELGGNNAMIVSQDANLDIALLSAVFGAVGTAGQRCTSTRRLIVHESIAETVKEKISQAYAQLKIGTPLDADNHVGPLIDLQAVDAYNKAIEQAKQEGAKVIVEGGVLEGEGFESGCYVKPAVYEVKNSYEIVQSETFAPILYVMTYSDIEEAVDMQNDVPQGLSSTIVTNNLMESELFLSHAGSDCGIANVNIGTSGAEIGGAFGGEKETGGGRESGSDAWKIYMRRQTNTINFGKTLPLAQGIKFDF
- a CDS encoding response regulator, with product MSSNSPKFHSVMLVDDNEIDNLINQKMIESSNITEHIYTHTGAKSAVEFLKNIEKVEEFASQILPEVIFLDIDMPLMDGFQFLEEFEKLTAKTKERCKIVMLTSSINPQDVNKSKDYSSVKDYINKPLSHQNLENLKI